The sequence GTGAACCGCTTTAACCGGGTAAATATTGTCTCTCCCTCCGACCCTGGTCAGTTCCAGCCCGAGATTCTGGCCGAAGCCAAAATGGGACACATAGACGATGAGATGGTTAGTGAAAAGATTCGTCAGCAAATAACCTCTCTCCTCAATGGAGATACGCCCAGTCATGATCCTCAGGGTGAGGCTTACCGCCTGCTGGTGGTGGCCGCTTGTAACTTTTGGAACACGGCTATGCCCTTCCTTTTTGAAAAAATTGAAGATTATACAGAATTACTGATGCCCGAGGACTTACTATCGGGGAACTCCATCCTGGCCTATACTCGCGAGGCTATGACACCCGAGGCTTGCGAGGATGTCGAGGTGATCGGCTGGCTTTATCAGTTTTACATCTCCGAGAAGAAGGACGAGGTGTTCGACGGATTGAAGAAAAACAAGAAAATCACGCCCGAGAACATCCCTGCCGCCACTCAGCTTTTTACTCCGCACTGGATTGTTCGCTACCTGGTGGAAAACTCCCTCGGCCGGCTGTGGTTGCTCAATCGTCCACAGTCACATATTTTCAAAAATATGAAGGAGAGAGGAGAGGATTGTTACTTCATCGAGCCAGTGAAACCTGATACCGATTTCTTGAAAATTAGTAAACCGGAAGAGATCAAGATCTGCGACCCGGCCTGCGGTTCTGGCCACATGCTAACCTATGCTTTCGATCTCCTTTACGCCATTTATGAAGAGGAAGGCTACGAGTCTGCCGAGATCCCGGAGAAGATCCTCACCCACAATCTTTACGGCATTGAGATTGACGAACGCGCAGGGGAACTTGCCGCCTTTGCTCTGACCATGAAGGCTCGAGCTAAACAGCGCCGGTTTTTCAACAAGAGCATCAAGCCTAACATCTGCGTGTTGGAGAATGTTTCATTTTCTTCAGAGGTTATAGATGATTATATTAAATCTTTTGGGACTAATATTTTTACTTCTGAGATTGTTGAAACATTACATCAATTTGATGAAGCTGATAATTTCGGTTCGTTGATTAGGCCTATCGCTACAAGTGTAAAAACCGTATTAGCTACGTTGGGACAATTACAAGCAAGAATTAATGAAAAAATAGGTAGCCAGGAAGAACTACCTGATGATCAGAAATTGATGTTATCCACTCCAAATTTCAAAAAAATCCTGCAAGCCCTACGACAGGCCGATTACCTGTGTCCGAAATACCATGTGGTGGTTGCTAATCCGCCGTATATGGGTAGCGGATCGATGAATGCTGCATTAAAGAAATTCGCGTCAGCTCTGTACCCTGAGGCAAAAAACGATCTCTATTCAATGTTTATTCACCGTTGTATTGGGCTGCCAATCAAAGGTGGCTTCATGTCGATGATAGCTATGCATAGCTGGATGTTTCTTTCACGCTTCGAAAGGTTGAGGTTCTGGATTCTTAAGAACAACGCCATAGTGACTTTGGCTCACCTAGGAGCTCAAGCATTCGATTCTATAGGGGGCGAGGTCGTTTCAACTGCGGCCTTCGTGCTTAAATCATCGGTCCTCCCTGATTATAGTGCAACGTATTTTCGTCTTATAGGCTACCCCGATAGTAAATCAAAGGATCAAGCACTTCTCAACCGTTCTAATGCATTTGAGGCTTCTGCTAAAGAAATACTTGATGTTCCTGGGACGCCGCTGTCATATTGGCTCTCATCAGCTTTCCGGACTCACTTTGTTGATTCTGAAACGTTAGCTTCAAAAGTGGAAACCGCCGTCGGTCTATTCACATGCAACAATGACCGTTTCCTACGGAATTGGCACGAGGTCGGCATAAAGAAAATCGGATTCGACTGCGCAGATAGAATAGAAGCAGAAAATTCTGCTCAGAAGTATTTCCCCATTCAGAAGGGTGGAGGATATCGAAGGTGGTATGGCCTCAATTATCTTATTGTTCAATTTAATGATGACGGTAAAGAGATCCGTGACTACCGAAAAGAATCTGGGCAATCCTGGTCACTTCCGGGTGTTGACTTCTATTTTCGCGCTGGAATCACATGGTCTGGCCTGACAACAGATGCCAATAGTTTCCGATGGTGTGACAAGGGATGCATCTTTGAATCGAACAAAGGACAAATGTTGTTTTCCAAAAGTCCACTGCGCTTTCTAGGCTACATGAATTCTGTTGTTTGTGCCGAATATATTGCTTGCATTAACCCAACATTATCTGTCCAAAGTAATGAGATAAAACGATTACCTTTTGTGGAGTCGCTTCAGATTAATCAAGGAGAGGTTATTGTTAAAGATCTCGTGGAAATCGGACGGGTAGACTGGGACTTCTCCGAAACCTCTTGGGACTTCACCAGCTTGCCACTGCTGAATCCCGACTACCATCAGCCGTCCCTGAAGGCCACATACCAGAAGCTCCACGCCCACTGGCGGGAAATGACGCTGGAGATGCAACGGCTGGAACAAGAGAACAACCGCATCTTCATCGACGCCTATGGCCTGCAGGATGAGCTGACCCCCGAGGTACCACTTAAGGAAATCACTCTGACCTGCAACCCCCACTACCGCTACGGCAACAACAAGAGCGAAGACGAGCTGGAGGCACTGCTCCTGGCAGACACCATGCGCGAGCTAGTCTCCTATGCTGTGGGATGCATGTTTGGCCGCTATTCGCTGGACAAGCCGGGGCTGATCCTGGCCAACCAGGGCGAAACCATAGATGACTATCTGAAGCGAGTTCCTGAGCCCAGCTTCTCTGCTGATGACGACAACGTTATTCCCATGCTTGACGGCGACTGGTTCACTGACGACATCACCGAGCGCTTTCACAAGTTCCTGCGTGTGGCTTTTGGCGATGACTACTACGAAGAGAACCTATCTTTTGTTGAAGAGGGACTGGGTAAGGATATCCGGAAATACTTTCTCAAGGATTTCTACAGCGACCATGTGAAGCGCTACAAGAAACGCCCTATTTACTGGATGTTCTCCAGCCCCAAGGGCAGCTTCAACGCGTTGATCTATATGCATCGCTACCGCCCCGATACAGCCAGCGTGGTACTTACTGATTATCTAAGAGATTTTATAGAAAAACTCTCTGCCCATAAAAAGCACCTTGAGGCTGTTAGTATCAATACCAGGGCTTCCAAGGGAGAAAAGGCAAAAGCACTGAAAGAGATTGAGAAAATTAACAAGACGATCTCTGAACTTGAAGAGTACGAACGGGATGTTTTATATCCTCTGGCAACAGCTCAAGTGGAGATCGACCTGGATGACGGTGTGAAAGTGAATTATCCGAAATTAGGGAAAGCGTTAAAGAAAATAACTGGACTGAGTTAGAGAGGGAATTAGTGAACGAACGAATTACACAAGCCCTAAAAAAGCTTTTTGAAAGACATCGCATTGTATTCTGGTACGATTCCAAGGAAGAACTTCGCGACGATTTCGAGTCCCTTTCTCTGTCTGACGTAGATAAGATAGAGATTCAAAATAATGAATATGCCTTAAAGTACCGAATTCTCAGAGAAGAGCCCGATAAAAAATTCCTGCTCTATCACCAGGGTCCTCAGCCCGAGGCTATGGAGGACTGGCTTCTCGATGTTCAATTATCTCATGGTGAGTTTCGAACTGACCAGACAGCACTTTGGTTATCAGAATTGGAACTGGGTTTTGAATTCATTGGTGTGGTTCAGGACCATTCGGAGTTTTTTACTGCCGTTAAACGCAAAGAATCTCTGAAAAGACTTTTATCCTCTGATGATACATCCGGAATGATCCGTTTGAAAATGCTTGCTGTATGTGCAGGATCGGATTCCCGGCTTGATTCAGTCCAGGAGTACCTGCTTCAGGAGTATTCAGGCGATTCTGAGGAAAAGTACAAACTGATTGAAAGATGTAATTTACACCACGTTTTCTGGAAACTTATAAAGAAGCATTATGCCTATCAATCTGATTCCTGCGGAATCAAGGATTTTACCCTGACCCTGTTTAAATCATCCTATGCCATGGGCATTAATGGCGAACCCAGTCTGAATAGCGATGCCCTTGTATTTCTCAAGCGTTGGAAAGACAGCCGACAGTTTGAGAGCAGTTATGAGAAACTTTCAGCGGAAAGTTCCCGGATTCTGGGAATAGAACAGGATCTTGCTAAGCGGTCCATTAAAGAAGTGGTAGATCTAGACTACTTCCGCCTGATCGATCAAAAAATCATAAGCGATCTAGTCCATGCCGTAGTGAATAGAACAGAAACGCCAGGAACCATCTCTCTTTGGATACGGCAGCGTAGACAGAGTCACTGGTATCATGAGTTTAAGCATCTTTATGAGGCCATCGATTTTGCAGCACAGTATATTACCCTTTGGGAACAAACAGAGTTGAATTTGACCAGTCTCTCAGATGGGATAAAGCGCTATACTCAATCTCTTTTTAAGCTGGATCAGTACTACCGGAAATACACATATCATGTCCGCCTTTCCGGACAGGCTTCACTGATGGAGACTCTGAATGACGTCATTGAGAATCTCTATACCAATGCCTATCTTCTTTCTCTGGGAGACCGTTTTCATCCATTTCTGGAAGATATTACCGGTTGGAACAGTATCCCTTCAAACAGACAGCGTGATTTCTTCAAAACCTATGTCCTACCTTTTTTGAAAAAAGACAAGAAAGTATTTGTCCTTATCTCTGATGCCCTTCGCTATGAGGTTGGGGAAGAGCTTCTGAGTCTGATTAGAAGTGAAGACAGGTACAGCGCCGATCTGGATTCGGCGATTTCCACACTACCCAGTTATACCCAGTTGGGAATGGCGGCCCTGCTCCCTAATAAGAGCATTACTATCTCTGATAATGATTCAGCTACTGTAATGGTTGATGATCAGAGTTCCCAGGGATCTCCTAACAGGCAAAAGATTCTGCAGAACGGTCTTATCGGGAAAAACGGCTGTGTTGTATCTGCAGAAGATTTTCTGAAAATGCCCCGGGAAGGAGAGGCCGGATACAGGAATCTATTCAGTTCAAATGATGTCGTTTATATATATCACAATAGAATAGACGCAGTCGGTGATAAAAGAGAAAGTGAGGATAAGGTATTTGAAGCCGTAGAGAAAACTTTGGAAGAGTTGGTCAACATAATAAAGAAGCTTTCTAATGCCAATGCCACGAATATGCTTGTTACTTCGGATCATGGTTTTATCTACCAGAACAGAGCATTGGATGAGAGTGATTTTGCAGCAGAAGATGCCGAAGGTGATAAGATACTACAGAAAAATCGACGTTTTGTTATAGGTAAAGGCTTGAAGGAAAAACCGGGATTACATAAATTCACGTCTTCCTGGCTGGGACTTTCTGGAGATGTGGAAATTCAGCTTCCCCGTTCTATCAATCGCTTTCGATTAAAAGGAGCTGGTAGCCGTTTTGTTCATGGTGGAGCTACTCTACAGGAAATTGTAATTCCAGTGCTGAAAATCAATAAAAAACGCCAGAGTGATATCTCCTATGTAGATGTTGAGATTATCAGAGGAACAAATTCGGTAATCTCTTCCGGCCAACAGGCCGTACGGTTCTATCAGTCTCAACCTGTTTCAGAAAAAATCCAACCAAGAGTTTTACGGGCGGGGATTTTCACGGAAGAGGGGGAATTAATTTCCGATTCTCATGATTTGATATTTGATTTTACATCTGAAAATCCCCGTGAAAGAGAACTGCAGGTTCAGTTTATCTTAAGCCATGAGGCGGACAAGGCAAACAACAAAGAAGTTGTTTTAAAGCTTGAGGTAAAACATGCTGGAACCAGTTATTACAGCGAGTATAAATCTCTAAGATATACAATTCGGCGCAGCTTTACCTCTGATTTTGATCTGTAAGCGAGGCAACAGGAATGACAGAACTAGATAAGAAAATTAATGATCAATTCCCCGGCTTAGTGGTTAGAAAAGATCTTGTAAAAACCGTTAAAGGGAATGCAATAGTACCCACTTACGTTCTGGAGTATCTTCTGGGACAATACTGTGCCACCAGTGATGAAGCCACCATTCAAACCGGAATTGAAACTGTTAAAGAGATTTTGCGAAAACACTATGTACATAGGAATGAAGCCAACCTTGTCCGCTCTACAATTAAAGAACGTGGACGTAATAAAGTAATTGATAAAGTAACAGTCGACTTGAATGAGAAAATTGATGCCTATGAAGCGACCTTTGAGAACCTAGGAATCAAGAAGGTTCTCATCGACTCGGATACGGTAAAAAGAAACCCAAAGCTGCTGGTCGGCGGTGTCTGGAGTATCTGCGATATCGAGTATGAGTTCTACGATGACAATCAGAATGTCCCCTGGAAACTCTCCTCTTTAAAACCAATTCAGCTTTCTCATTTAGATTTCGAATCCTATATTGAGGCAAGGAAGAAGTTTACAACCGAAGAATGGATTGATGTGTTGATGCAGAGCATAGGTTTGAATCCTGAATCTTTTGGGCACCGCAGCAAGCTTATCCAGCTAGTCCGCCTTATCCCATTCTGTGAAAGGAACTACAACCTGATTGAGTTGGGGCCAAAAGGGACTGGAAAATCCCACATTTATTCCGAGTTCTCTCCTCATGCCACTCTGGTTTCAGGAGGGGAAGCGACGCTACCAAAACTGTTTATAAACAATACGACAAACAAAATCGGTTTAGTCGGTTATTGGGATGTTGTCGCAATGGACGAGTTTGCCGGAAGCAGCAAAAAACCAGATGTCAAACTCATCGATACCCTCAAAAATTACATGGCAAATAAATCGTTCAACAGAGGAACAGGACCTCAGGGAGCTGAGGCTTCTATGGTTTTTATCGGTAATACATCTCACAATGTCCCCTATATGCTGAAACACGGGAATCTTTTCATGGATCTTCCGGAAGCCTACCGGAACAGTAATGGACAGGCTATTCTGGACCGAATGCACTGGTTCCTTCCCGGATGGGAAATGGACAATCTTCGTAGCGAAATGTTCTCCGATGGATATGGTTTCGTCGTAGATTACCTGGCTGAAATACTTCGTTCTCTCCGATCCCATGATTTTTCTGATCGTTACAGTAGTTCATTTTCTCTTTCTTCCGATATTTCCACGCGTGACAGAGATGGAATTAATAAAACCTTTTCAGGATTAATGAAAATCATCTATCCCCATGGTGAAGCTACAAGAGAAGAAATTGAAGAAATATTGAAATTCACTATAGAAGGAAGAAAACGTGTCAAAGATCAATTAATGCGAATAGACCCGACTTATTCTCAAGTAGAATTCTCATACAAGCACTCTGGTGGAAAAAAAATCACTGTTGCTACTCTCGAAGAAGGACAGTATCCCCAGTACTATGGGACTCCCGAAAAAGGCTCCGAAGAGGCAAGTGAAAATATTGATAATACACTTATGGGGAGAAATACAGTCTCTTCAAGTTCTCCTCCTCCACAACCTGAAATTGAACTGAAAGAACACCACGTAATTATTCAGGAAAATCAAAAAGGGATTTCATATGATGATCTTTTTGGTCCCTATCTCAAAGACGCATCTCAAATCACTGTGACTGATCCCTACATACGCCATTTTTATCAGGTCAGAAATATGATGGAGCTCATTGAAACCATTGTGAAAGACAAGGATGAAGATGAGGAAGTGTCGGTACACCTTATTACAGCTACAGATGATTTTAAAATGGAACAACAAATAGGATTGCTTGAACGTATTCAGGATTCATGTAATACAGTTGGAGTCAATTTTACCTGGTCATTTGATGGAACCGGGACTATTCATGCACGGCATATAGTTACAAATCATGGTTGGAAGATTTCTCTGGATAGGGGACTGGATATTTTCCAACAATATGACCAAAATGATGATTTGATTTTTGCGAACAGACTTCAGAAGTACAGGCCTTGTAAGGCTTTTGAGGTGACATTTATTAGAAACGAATAACAACTTATTCAAGGATTTTAGATTATGGTATTATTCACAAGCACAGCTGTCCAAGATAAAATTGCCTTATAAAAAACAGCCCCATTTGACCCCATGAAAAAATATCAGGATTTGTATTAGGATCAAAGCTTTCCACAATTCTCAATCTTTAAGGACACTCTTTTCCTTTTTTCCGTGGCATTCCACATATGGCATTGATATAACTCAGATCTATATCCACAGAGAGGCGGGGGAAATCACGGATGAAGAAGTTGATCGCCGTTCCTCCCTTCAAGGCAAAGTGAGGATATTTCTTAATAAGTGGAAGGAGTTGCAAGAGAAGACGGGATTGATTTAGATACTGCTCATACATAGGATTCGTCCTCCAAAGGGGGAGTAGGTACGGTTATATTGTATTTCTTGTCCAATACCCCAGCTACCCGGATCACACGTTTTCCTGCTCCCAATGAGATAGAGTCAGGATTCAGCTTTGAGAACCAGTCATGCTGATGATATTCAGCCATATACAGAGCCAGGCGATTCACTTTTACACTGCTGCTATGTTCCAGGAGATTCTGTAATAGTGATGCCCGGAGCATCGTAAGATTCTCAGTTATATCCCTGGCTTCGGAAAAACCTATATTGCGGGGAACTTCATCCAGCATTTCAAGATAGGCCAGTTCTGGGGCAGAGATATCCAAAGAGAAATCTCCGAAACTGCGGGAGAGATAAGGCAGGTCTTTCATTTGCATGAAGTTCCGTGTTTTTATAGTCACTGCTTCATTGGTCATCATCTTCCGAAACCACTGTGGTAACTCTTTTACAGAATGTCCGTATAGAAAGATTCTCCGTTCACCCATAGAGAGATACTGACTGAAGCCTTCCTGTTCCAGGGCAAAGAGCCCTTTGGGACTGAGGGAGAGGTTCATTCCCTTTTGAAGAGCATAGAGGGCACCACTCCAATCTACAGTCTGTCCAGCAAGTCCATAGACTCCTTTAGAAGGAGAGACAAGCCAGCCGGATCTCTTATAGCGATTCAAGAGTTGGGGACGGTAACCAAGAGCTGACAGTTCCAGGCTGGTTTTATAACTGTTTTTTTCCCAGTTTTGGAGGAGTTTGTTTATGTTTGGTGCGTTAACTTCACTCATAGTTTACATCTAGCTCCAATATTAAACCATTCTCAAGATTTGCAAAGATATTTAATTGGGTGAATCTGTAATTGTAGGATTATTTTATTTGAGTTTTTCACACAGTTATAGGAATGGAGATATTTTGCTCCCCCTCTTTTTCCAACGGATTGTTTCTGAGGGGAGTATCATGGCTGTGAAGAACCTGTAAAGGCCACAGCCCTTCGGGTGCCTGCGGCAGCCTGTACAGAACCATTCACCTCCATGATAGGAGTGGGGCAAGCCGTTGGCAAAAGAGGAACGGCTTCTTTTGCCGAACTGTCTAGCCAATCTTTTAGGAGGATTCTGTATGAAAAAGAATGATAGGAAGGTGTATACCCCGCAGATAGATGAAGAATCGGTCTTCATGTTGCGCCGGGTAGCCTGGGCAGCTGAAAAGCCCATGACCAAGTCTCTGGATGCCTGTATCCAGAACATCGTGAGTAATCTGGATAGAAAGGCTGTCTGTTCTGCCTGTAAAGATCTCAGATGCCTTGAATGCCCGATTTCCTGGGAGGACCGGAAATCAGAACTCGATTGTATCTTACTTTAATTATTAACTTGGATTTATCCTGAGGGGAGGGTATCCCCGGCTTGATCCAGAGTGATGTAGTTCACATACATATGCCTTCATCCTTTTCTGTGATTCCGTTCCGGATGGCGAAGTGAACAAGCTCTGCCATGCTGTTGAGTCCTAATTTCTCTCTCAATCTGTTTTTGTGCTTTTCAACTGTTTTGAGATGGATATCCAATATCCAGCTTATCTCTTTATTGCTTTTACCCAGGGATACATGTTCCAGGATCTGGGACTGTCTTGTGGTTATCTTTGTATATTTCTGGGGACAGATCTCAAAGTCTTTGTCATCCAGAAGTTCCTGGATCTCCCCTGGGTAGGTTTTGATACACCGAGAGGTCTTTTCGATGCTGCGGCGAAAATCTTCTGGGTTGGATCTGTAATCGATGAGACCAGTTGCTCCGTTCTTGACCGCCTTGACTCCCAGAACCTTGTTCAGCCTCCGGCAGAAACAGAGGGTTAGTGGACTCTTCTGCTGCTTCTATATTTCCCTGAGAATGCTGATTCCGTTCATTCTGGGTAGAAAGAGATCCAGTACTATAAACTGGGGGTAAAATCTTTCAATATTTTGAAGGGTCGTGGGTCCGTCCCAGGATGGTTCTGGTGTTCTTATTGTGGCCATAACTGTTCTCCCCGCGTTTTTCACTCATAGGATCAGTTTAGAGCGGAATAAGCGCTTTGGGGCCTAGGGTTTACATTTGACCATTAAATCCGAGATTCCTTGAAGTATTCCTATAAAATAAAAAATAGTTACTGACTTTCAAAAATTTATTAAGTATCGACAGATCTTTCCTAATGAAAGATTTGCAATTTAAATAACAAATCTGACTATTTCGGCAATGGATATTCTAAGCCCCAACCTGTGCCAAACTTGTCGACTAAATCACCATAAATCGAACCCCAGAAAGTATTTTCTACAGGCATATTAACTCTACCATCCACAGATAGTGTATCGAATGCTTTTCGGAGTTCATCCTCGGTATCGAACACTACATGTAGGAAGACTGTATTGTTGATTGGTGTCTCTTCTATCAATGAATCTGATAAGTAGATTGTTACATTCTTATTTATAATGAGAGAACCATGCATAATCTTGTTCTGCCAATTATCACTCATCGGCATCTTTAGATTTGGAGGCATCTCACTCCAATACATGATCTCGGTCGTCCCACCAAAAATGTCTTTATAGAAGTTTATTGCTTTTTCAGCGCTACCGGGCAAATTAAGGTAAGGTGTAAGTGTCATATATCCTCCTCCTGGATTATATTACTTAAAAAAAATTCGGATTTTGTTTAACAATCAAAATCCTCAACCAAGAATCTAATTGATTAGGCTTTTGCTGTTTTGCCAGTTTCTGCAAACATTTTAAAATTCTGCATCATCTGTTTCGTTTGTGATTTAAACATGAAGGGAAGCAACATACCCATCAGTTTCATTGGAAAGCTGGTGAATTGAAAATCTGTATCTGTTACCCATCGGGTTTTATCACCTTCTGCAAAGAAATAATTCTTATTGATATTGAGCACGCCATTAGCTTCATAAGTACAGGAAAATTCGTCAGGCATATTATAAACAAGTATAGTTTCTATCATTTCCATTTCGCCTTTTCCCTGTTTATAACGTAGACGAGATTTAGCATCTTTTGTTCGTTGAATTCCCTCAACATGCTCAATTCCCAGGAAAGTTGGTTGCCATTTGTTTAGATTGTCAGGATTATCAAATATCGCTATCATTTTTTCACGAGGAATATCTATCAAAACTTCAACTTTGTAATGCATTAATAACTAACCTCCGTATTTCAATACTAATCTAAGTTTATTATACGATCTGGAGGAAAACAAATAGAGTCTTGATCTTTTAATCAAGACTCATAATTAAACTCAAATTAAAATATGTTAATTATGGCAGGTTGCAGAGTCTTTAGACTGAATTGATACTTCAAAGTCACAAGCTATAATCTCCTTTAAAACCTGTAAGTCAATATCATCGAGTTTATTAATATAAAGACAAGCTACTGATTTTTTATACTTTCCCAATCGGTTGTAAAGTTCTGCTGCTTCTTTAAATTCGTCACCAATATAATAAGTCATATTTGACTTTCTAGGTGAAAACCCGGCTATTGGCATGATTCCTTCCCGCCCGCTTTCATATTTATATCGAAGTTCCCCGAAGCCTATAATCGAAGTACCCCACATAACAGGTGGAAGCTTTGTAATTTCCTCGTAAATTTTTAAAGATATAATTGAATCTGCTTTACGTCGAGGATTATCAATATTTGAAATAAAATCATCTACTGATGCTAATGTCGGTTTAGTTTTATTTTCAGCCATCGTCTCTCCAAATACATATGCTCTTTAAGATTAATAGGATAGTCATGACTCTTTACAGTGACTCGACATGTACCTTAAAATTATCGAGAATAGCCTGCCAGCCTGCCTTTTGCATCTCCGGTGAAGCTTGATCATCGGGATCAAATGTTTCAGTAACTTTTGTAACCGCTGCTTCTGTTTAGAATAAGATTTTCACTTCTCTACCCATCTGCCAGTGAAAAGGCAATCATTTCATGTTCTAGTATCACTCATTTTTTACTCCTATGTTCATTAAAAACCCGATGTAACTCAGCAATATCCAATTTCTTCATGTTTAATAAGGCTTTTGTCACTGCCTGTTTCTGACTATCAATTCCATCATTCATCAATTTACCTAGATCCTCAGGTACAATCTGCCAGGAAACACCAAATTTGTCTTTCAGCCATCCGCATTGCTCTACTTCGGATACCGCTGAGAGTTTATTCCAGAAGTAATCTATTTCATTCTGATCTTTACAGGAAATGATAAATGACAAGGCTTCATTGAATTGAAACTTATGATCATAAGCGCTGTCGGAGACAGTTATCCAGGTCTCACTCAGTTTGATATCGGAAAACATGACAGTCCCCTCTTTATCCGGTTCCATACCGGTGGGATACCTGACCATTAAACCCTTTTCTGAAGAAGGAAATATAGATCTATAAAAAAGGCCTGCCTCTTCTGCTTTGCCACAAATATTACCGACAAACAGCATGGATGGGATAATAGGGGGTCTCGGATCACCGCCGGGATCGGTAAGTATCAGCTGCCAGGTCATACCAAAACGGTCCTTCACCCAGCCGTAAAAGGGACTGAAATCGTATTCTCCCAGCTCCATCAAAGCTTCTCCACCTTCTATGAGCCTCTTCCATATTCTGTTCAACTCATCTCTTGCAGCTTCTTCAGGATTTTCCTGTTCCTGAAAAAAAAGAGGATCGAAATTTACCATCATCGAGATAGAGGGATTTAATTGGAATTGTGGTCCTGCGCTGATCGCTTCAAATCTCTGTCCCCAGACTTCAAATATAAGAGAATCACAATCACCGGAAGGAGTATCTTCAATTATA is a genomic window of Oceanispirochaeta sp. M1 containing:
- a CDS encoding type IV toxin-antitoxin system AbiEi family antitoxin domain-containing protein, whose translation is MSEVNAPNINKLLQNWEKNSYKTSLELSALGYRPQLLNRYKRSGWLVSPSKGVYGLAGQTVDWSGALYALQKGMNLSLSPKGLFALEQEGFSQYLSMGERRIFLYGHSVKELPQWFRKMMTNEAVTIKTRNFMQMKDLPYLSRSFGDFSLDISAPELAYLEMLDEVPRNIGFSEARDITENLTMLRASLLQNLLEHSSSVKVNRLALYMAEYHQHDWFSKLNPDSISLGAGKRVIRVAGVLDKKYNITVPTPPLEDESYV
- a CDS encoding response regulator transcription factor, with the translated sequence MLEHVSLGKSNKEISWILDIHLKTVEKHKNRLREKLGLNSMAELVHFAIRNGITEKDEGICM
- a CDS encoding VOC family protein, which codes for MTLTPYLNLPGSAEKAINFYKDIFGGTTEIMYWSEMPPNLKMPMSDNWQNKIMHGSLIINKNVTIYLSDSLIEETPINNTVFLHVVFDTEDELRKAFDTLSVDGRVNMPVENTFWGSIYGDLVDKFGTGWGLEYPLPK
- a CDS encoding SRPBCC family protein; amino-acid sequence: MHYKVEVLIDIPREKMIAIFDNPDNLNKWQPTFLGIEHVEGIQRTKDAKSRLRYKQGKGEMEMIETILVYNMPDEFSCTYEANGVLNINKNYFFAEGDKTRWVTDTDFQFTSFPMKLMGMLLPFMFKSQTKQMMQNFKMFAETGKTAKA
- a CDS encoding DUF1801 domain-containing protein; this encodes MAENKTKPTLASVDDFISNIDNPRRKADSIISLKIYEEITKLPPVMWGTSIIGFGELRYKYESGREGIMPIAGFSPRKSNMTYYIGDEFKEAAELYNRLGKYKKSVACLYINKLDDIDLQVLKEIIACDFEVSIQSKDSATCHN
- a CDS encoding VOC family protein gives rise to the protein MKYNKAIIPHLWFDTQADEAVKFYCSLFPKSKMISRSIIEDTPSGDCDSLIFEVWGQRFEAISAGPQFQLNPSISMMVNFDPLFFQEQENPEEAARDELNRIWKRLIEGGEALMELGEYDFSPFYGWVKDRFGMTWQLILTDPGGDPRPPIIPSMLFVGNICGKAEEAGLFYRSIFPSSEKGLMVRYPTGMEPDKEGTVMFSDIKLSETWITVSDSAYDHKFQFNEALSFIISCKDQNEIDYFWNKLSAVSEVEQCGWLKDKFGVSWQIVPEDLGKLMNDGIDSQKQAVTKALLNMKKLDIAELHRVFNEHRSKK